Proteins co-encoded in one Leptolyngbya boryana PCC 6306 genomic window:
- a CDS encoding heavy metal translocating P-type ATPase: MSSLTVSRFPALLKEHPDAVAAIVCGILVFLGWITLQSGWLGLALLILPAAYVIGGYESAREGLTTLFEEKELDVDLLMIVAALGAAALGLWRREYDFIVDGAILILIFAISGALEGYAMQRTERSIRGLMSLTSDTARVWRNGQEKEVAVADLQIGDKVIVRPGELVPTDGLVIEGFSSLNQAPITGESMPVEKTIGDEVFAGTINGNGALKLKIHQPPESSLIQRVIRLVEQAQMEAPPSQQFIERFERSYAKVIVIVGILLMIVPPFLWGWSWETTIYRALIFLVVASPCALMAAIMPTLLSGIANGARQGILFKNGAQLEQIGRVRAIAFDKTGTLTTGNPEVVQIMAASQSEQQLLQVAASLESLSEHPIGAAIVKFAQQQQIEWRSATNVQAHAGQGITGEINGQLAIVGKAAFVCSQVNSWANTLTASAQHFEETGKTVVWAAYAGKPLGMIAISDTVRPEAASTIRQLKQLGIGEIVMLTGDNERTARSIARELGIEQVYSELLPEHKVDVVRSLQRQYHTVAMVGDGINDAPALAQASVGIAMGTAGSDVALETADIVLMADRLERLVNAIRLGRRSQQVVKQNIVFALGFIVLLLIANFVSQITLPLGVVGHEGSTVLVTLSGLRLLKR; encoded by the coding sequence ATGTCTTCCCTTACTGTTTCTCGCTTTCCTGCACTCCTGAAAGAGCATCCTGACGCAGTTGCCGCGATCGTGTGCGGCATTCTGGTCTTCTTGGGCTGGATCACTTTGCAATCGGGCTGGCTGGGACTGGCGTTGCTGATTCTGCCTGCCGCTTACGTGATTGGCGGCTACGAAAGCGCCCGCGAAGGGTTAACCACCCTGTTTGAAGAAAAAGAACTCGATGTTGATCTCTTGATGATTGTGGCGGCGCTAGGAGCCGCAGCATTGGGATTATGGCGACGAGAATATGATTTCATTGTCGATGGCGCGATTCTCATCTTGATCTTTGCCATTAGTGGAGCCTTAGAAGGGTATGCGATGCAGCGCACCGAACGCAGCATCCGAGGCTTGATGAGTTTGACTTCGGATACGGCAAGGGTCTGGCGCAATGGACAAGAAAAAGAAGTTGCGGTCGCAGATTTGCAAATTGGCGACAAAGTGATCGTTAGACCCGGCGAACTGGTTCCAACCGATGGCTTGGTCATTGAAGGATTTAGCAGCCTCAATCAAGCGCCGATTACTGGGGAATCGATGCCTGTAGAGAAAACGATCGGCGATGAAGTCTTTGCGGGCACGATTAACGGCAACGGTGCATTAAAACTCAAAATTCATCAACCGCCGGAAAGTAGTTTAATTCAGCGCGTCATTCGATTGGTTGAGCAAGCCCAAATGGAAGCACCACCCTCGCAACAATTTATCGAGCGATTCGAGCGCAGCTATGCCAAGGTGATTGTCATCGTCGGCATCTTACTTATGATCGTTCCGCCTTTCCTCTGGGGTTGGAGTTGGGAAACCACAATTTACCGTGCCTTAATTTTTCTCGTCGTTGCTTCTCCCTGTGCATTGATGGCAGCAATCATGCCAACTTTGCTTTCTGGAATTGCGAACGGTGCAAGGCAAGGGATTCTATTCAAGAATGGTGCTCAGTTAGAACAGATCGGACGAGTGAGAGCGATCGCATTCGACAAAACCGGAACGCTCACCACGGGAAACCCCGAAGTGGTTCAAATCATGGCTGCGTCCCAGTCTGAACAGCAATTGCTGCAAGTTGCAGCGAGTTTAGAAAGCTTATCCGAGCATCCAATCGGGGCAGCGATCGTAAAATTTGCTCAGCAACAACAAATTGAATGGCGGTCAGCAACCAATGTTCAGGCTCATGCAGGACAAGGAATTACCGGAGAAATTAATGGACAACTGGCGATCGTTGGTAAAGCCGCGTTTGTTTGTAGTCAAGTGAACAGTTGGGCAAATACTTTGACTGCATCCGCCCAACACTTTGAAGAAACTGGAAAAACTGTGGTTTGGGCGGCTTATGCTGGAAAACCGTTAGGCATGATTGCGATCTCCGATACGGTTCGCCCGGAAGCTGCAAGCACAATCCGTCAACTGAAACAATTAGGCATTGGAGAAATCGTCATGCTAACTGGCGATAATGAACGCACGGCTCGCAGCATTGCTCGTGAACTTGGAATCGAGCAGGTGTACTCAGAACTATTGCCAGAACACAAAGTCGATGTGGTGCGATCATTACAACGGCAATATCACACGGTTGCAATGGTAGGAGATGGGATCAATGATGCCCCTGCGCTGGCACAAGCCTCCGTTGGCATCGCGATGGGAACGGCTGGAAGTGATGTGGCGCTGGAAACCGCAGACATTGTACTGATGGCAGATCGGCTGGAGCGGCTAGTGAATGCGATCCGGTTAGGGCGACGCTCTCAACAAGTCGTAAAGCAAAACATTGTCTTTGCACTAGGCTTCATTGTGCTGTTGCTCATTGCTAATTTTGTCAGCCAGATTACCTTGCCACTTGGAGTGGTTGGACACGAGGGATCGACTGTGCTAGTGACCCTGAGTGGGTTGAGGCTGTTGAAACGCTGA
- a CDS encoding precorrin-8X methylmutase — protein sequence MKMRNLTIKELTEAVGGGITPRMVRHYHTLGLLPQPERSASNYRLYRDRDVQQLKQIVALKQQGFQLAHIQQLLQSQMDTEQTIAAQLQQQYQTIVQQLARLRQTAAALESVLGRDQDCQTIQAEALAQLRLLDAENQSGFGTLDQLWHRLDSETTTHPEAFGESLQRLLPDLSDRSEIEVDLLSKLVLACGDVSLVQFVRRSRDAIAAARDALKAGCTIVGDILPVVSALDQTRLAHLNCSVETLIADLHINSAAEAEQAFWNNEHWKDCLQHLPKGCILVVGYAPSVLMSVCTLIEQGQIQPALVIGMPIGFSHAPAAKRRLMKTSVPYITIEGTSGGGLLAAVALNALVESLLEKPDCHCYLSSR from the coding sequence ATGAAAATGCGAAATTTGACGATTAAAGAATTAACCGAAGCCGTCGGGGGTGGCATTACGCCGCGAATGGTGCGGCACTATCACACCCTCGGATTGCTGCCGCAGCCGGAGCGCTCCGCGAGTAACTATCGTCTTTATCGCGATCGCGATGTGCAGCAATTAAAACAAATCGTTGCGCTCAAACAGCAAGGATTTCAGCTTGCTCACATTCAGCAGTTGCTCCAGAGCCAAATGGACACTGAGCAAACGATCGCTGCCCAACTGCAACAGCAGTATCAAACGATCGTGCAGCAGTTAGCGCGATTACGCCAGACCGCAGCAGCATTAGAGAGTGTATTGGGGCGCGATCAGGATTGTCAAACGATTCAAGCCGAAGCTCTTGCCCAACTGCGATTATTAGACGCTGAAAATCAAAGCGGATTTGGAACTCTGGATCAACTGTGGCATCGCTTAGATAGCGAAACGACAACGCACCCTGAAGCTTTTGGAGAATCCTTACAGCGGTTACTGCCTGATTTGTCTGATCGCTCTGAAATTGAGGTAGATTTACTCTCGAAACTGGTTCTAGCTTGCGGTGATGTTAGCTTGGTGCAGTTTGTTCGGCGGAGCCGAGATGCGATCGCTGCCGCTCGTGATGCCCTCAAAGCTGGATGTACGATCGTCGGCGATATCTTACCTGTTGTTTCTGCTCTCGATCAAACTCGTCTCGCACATCTGAACTGTTCGGTTGAGACGTTGATTGCTGATTTACATATCAATAGTGCCGCAGAAGCAGAACAAGCATTTTGGAACAACGAGCATTGGAAAGATTGCTTACAGCACCTTCCAAAAGGCTGCATCTTAGTAGTTGGCTACGCGCCTTCAGTGTTGATGTCAGTTTGCACTTTGATTGAACAGGGACAAATTCAGCCTGCATTAGTCATTGGAATGCCGATTGGGTTTAGTCACGCACCTGCGGCTAAGCGACGGCTGATGAAAACAAGCGTTCCTTATATTACGATCGAAGGAACATCAGGCGGCGGTCTGTTAGCAGCCGTGGCATTGAATGCGCTTGTGGAGTCTCTGCTTGAGAAGCCAGATTGTCACTGTTACTTGTCCTCACGGTAA
- a CDS encoding class I SAM-dependent methyltransferase — protein sequence MSESEVRQQYDQIAASYDQRWSKYVTDTLSFLKTWAEIPPQANVLDVACGTGKFEQMVLAENPRQKVTGVDISENMLAIAQQNCSVYPNASFHSASVLALPFSDCHFDVIVSDSAFHYFDQPQAALIEIKRVLNLDGKVVILDWCKDYFLCRICDILLKIFDPAHRQCYTQKELHNLLTDAGFKIHHARKVRFGVVWGLMVVTAIVERSEMKLEERLP from the coding sequence ATGAGCGAATCTGAAGTTCGTCAGCAGTATGATCAAATCGCAGCTAGCTATGATCAGCGCTGGAGCAAATACGTCACAGATACACTATCCTTTCTCAAAACTTGGGCAGAGATTCCACCACAGGCAAACGTACTAGATGTCGCCTGTGGGACTGGCAAATTTGAACAAATGGTCTTAGCAGAAAACCCTAGGCAGAAAGTTACTGGTGTGGACATATCGGAGAATATGCTAGCGATCGCTCAACAAAATTGCAGTGTTTATCCAAATGCTTCATTTCATTCTGCATCCGTATTGGCATTACCATTTTCAGATTGTCATTTTGACGTGATTGTTTCTGACAGTGCATTCCACTATTTCGATCAACCACAGGCAGCCCTCATCGAGATAAAACGAGTTCTTAACCTTGATGGAAAGGTTGTGATTCTAGATTGGTGTAAAGATTATTTCTTGTGTCGAATCTGTGATATTTTACTCAAGATTTTTGATCCTGCTCATCGTCAATGCTATACACAGAAGGAATTGCATAATTTACTGACTGATGCAGGCTTCAAAATTCACCATGCAAGAAAAGTTCGATTTGGAGTTGTCTGGGGATTGATGGTTGTCACTGCGATAGTTGAGCGCAGTGAGATGAAACTAGAAGAGAGACTACCTTAA
- a CDS encoding heavy metal-responsive transcriptional regulator translates to MIVQEEPRLIGSVAKESGIPIKTIRYYEELGLLKTAGRTEGGYRLFNADVFARLNFIKRAQNLGMSLSEIREFLNIHDQGDLPCDHVQETLRDKLIDIDRQIQQLQILKQELKRLLAEEDVLSENSTAIICPIIEQG, encoded by the coding sequence ATGATTGTTCAGGAGGAGCCGAGATTGATTGGTTCTGTCGCTAAAGAAAGCGGTATCCCGATTAAAACGATTCGCTACTATGAGGAGCTAGGGTTACTGAAGACGGCAGGTAGAACTGAGGGTGGTTATCGATTGTTCAATGCAGACGTGTTTGCCCGATTAAATTTCATCAAGCGTGCCCAAAACTTGGGGATGAGTTTGTCAGAAATTCGGGAGTTCTTGAATATTCACGACCAAGGTGATTTACCTTGTGATCATGTACAAGAGACGCTGAGAGATAAGCTTATAGATATCGATCGACAAATTCAGCAACTGCAAATTCTCAAGCAGGAATTGAAACGACTCCTTGCCGAAGAAGATGTCTTATCTGAGAACTCTACAGCAATCATTTGCCCCATCATTGAGCAAGGATAA
- a CDS encoding cupredoxin domain-containing protein — MIQKHWMIGSLAGFGLMLGVSGASIAQMPHDEMQPSGTEQTTSFRRIDQPNWLKGAVTAGGIGLIGVELWWFLFSKSKSRKADSNQGMQEATITVDGGYEPNRVVVTVGQPVRLSFDRRDPSSCLEAVRIPDFHIAKDLPLNQVTEIEFTPTQPGEYQFTCGMNMFRGVIEVQATDHSVETTQNLVSQRG, encoded by the coding sequence ATGATCCAAAAACATTGGATGATTGGAAGTTTAGCGGGATTTGGACTGATGCTGGGTGTTTCTGGTGCATCAATCGCACAAATGCCGCATGACGAAATGCAACCGTCTGGAACTGAACAAACAACGAGCTTCCGCCGGATTGATCAACCAAATTGGTTGAAAGGTGCTGTCACGGCAGGCGGTATCGGGCTTATTGGAGTTGAACTGTGGTGGTTTTTGTTCAGTAAATCTAAGTCGCGTAAAGCGGACAGCAATCAAGGAATGCAAGAAGCAACGATTACCGTTGATGGCGGCTACGAGCCTAATCGAGTCGTTGTTACGGTAGGGCAACCTGTACGATTGAGCTTCGATCGACGTGATCCCTCTAGCTGTCTTGAAGCCGTGCGAATCCCTGACTTTCACATTGCCAAAGACTTGCCCCTGAATCAAGTCACAGAGATCGAGTTTACGCCAACTCAACCTGGAGAGTATCAATTCACTTGTGGCATGAATATGTTTAGAGGTGTGATTGAGGTGCAAGCAACAGATCATTCAGTAGAAACAACTCAAAATCTAGTTTCACAAAGGGGATAA
- a CDS encoding heavy metal translocating P-type ATPase, whose product METNTLKLQGMSCASCARSVEDAIRSVPGVADVSVNFGAEQATLQYDPKRTNLEQIQSAIVDAGYSSYSLQDQEFITDETEAEKTARLREFRHLRTKVIVAGIISAVLVIGSLPMMLGLPIPFIPAWLHNPWLQLILSTPILFWAGREFFVNAWKALKRHTATMDTLVALGTGAAYLYSLIATLIPNFFLSQGLNPDVYYEAANVIITLILLGRLLEMRARGQTSDAIRKLIGLQARDARIIRNGQELEVPIQDVRIGDIVIVRPGEKIPVDGEVVEGSSQIDESMVTGESVPTKKQPGDEVIGATINKTGSFRFRATRVGKDTVLAQIVQLVQQAQGSKAPIQRLADQVTGWFVPVVIAIAIATFLIWFNVMGNVTLALITTVGVLIIACPCALGLATPTSVMVGTGKGAENGILIKGAESLELAHQIETIVLDKTGTLTEGKPTVTDFIPTVGTANELKLLKLAASVERNSEHPLAEAVVRYAQSQEVTLETAQNFEAVAGSGVEGKVNNHLVQIGTQRWLNELGIDTTLVQAEKARLESLGKTVILIVIDHQLQGLMGISDALKPSSAQAVRALQRLGLEVVMLTGDNQQTANAIAQEVGIQTVIAEVRPDQKAAVISAIQSGQIGKQSTTQTKSRRHAKSKIVAMVGDGINDAPALAQADVGIAIGTGTDVAIAASDITLISGDLQSIVTAIQLSRATIRNIRQNLFFAFIYNTVGIPIAAGILFPIFGWLLNPIIAGGAMALSSVSVLTNALRLRNFKPRATA is encoded by the coding sequence ATGGAAACCAATACGCTCAAATTGCAGGGCATGAGTTGTGCATCCTGTGCCCGCAGTGTCGAAGATGCGATTCGATCAGTTCCCGGTGTGGCGGATGTTAGCGTCAACTTTGGAGCCGAACAAGCCACGCTGCAATATGATCCCAAGCGCACGAATCTAGAGCAGATTCAAAGCGCGATCGTCGATGCTGGATACAGTTCCTATTCCTTACAAGACCAAGAATTCATCACGGATGAAACCGAGGCTGAAAAAACCGCCCGATTGCGAGAATTTCGGCATCTCAGAACAAAAGTGATTGTTGCAGGCATCATCAGCGCTGTTTTGGTCATTGGATCATTACCGATGATGTTAGGATTGCCGATTCCATTCATTCCCGCATGGCTGCACAATCCTTGGTTGCAATTGATTCTCTCCACTCCGATTTTGTTTTGGGCGGGACGAGAGTTCTTCGTCAATGCTTGGAAAGCCTTAAAGCGTCATACGGCAACGATGGATACGTTAGTGGCGCTCGGTACGGGAGCCGCTTACCTATATTCGCTGATCGCAACGCTGATTCCGAACTTTTTTCTGTCGCAAGGACTGAACCCGGATGTTTACTATGAAGCAGCGAATGTGATCATCACGCTGATTTTGCTCGGTCGGTTGCTCGAAATGCGGGCGCGGGGGCAAACTTCTGATGCGATTCGCAAGCTGATTGGATTGCAGGCGCGAGATGCTCGGATCATTCGGAATGGACAGGAACTTGAAGTTCCGATTCAAGATGTCCGCATTGGTGACATTGTGATCGTGCGTCCGGGTGAGAAAATTCCGGTTGATGGTGAAGTTGTCGAGGGCAGTTCGCAGATCGATGAATCGATGGTGACAGGTGAAAGCGTCCCGACGAAAAAGCAACCCGGTGATGAAGTGATTGGAGCCACAATCAACAAAACGGGAAGCTTCAGATTTCGAGCGACTCGCGTGGGGAAAGATACGGTTCTCGCTCAGATTGTTCAACTTGTACAACAAGCACAGGGGTCAAAAGCGCCGATTCAGCGACTAGCCGATCAAGTTACTGGATGGTTTGTTCCGGTAGTGATTGCTATTGCGATCGCAACCTTCCTGATCTGGTTTAACGTGATGGGTAACGTGACGCTTGCTCTTATTACCACTGTTGGCGTATTAATCATTGCTTGCCCCTGTGCATTAGGACTTGCCACTCCGACTTCGGTGATGGTTGGCACTGGCAAAGGTGCAGAGAACGGCATCTTGATCAAAGGAGCCGAAAGCTTAGAACTGGCACATCAGATTGAAACGATCGTGCTCGATAAAACTGGAACCCTGACCGAAGGCAAGCCCACAGTCACCGACTTTATTCCCACAGTTGGAACTGCAAATGAACTGAAGCTATTAAAGTTGGCGGCATCAGTCGAGCGCAATTCTGAGCATCCTTTAGCTGAAGCAGTTGTTCGATACGCTCAGTCCCAAGAAGTCACCTTAGAAACGGCTCAGAATTTTGAAGCGGTTGCTGGAAGTGGTGTTGAAGGGAAAGTAAATAACCACCTAGTTCAAATCGGCACACAACGCTGGCTAAATGAATTAGGAATTGATACCACTCTAGTGCAAGCGGAAAAAGCCCGATTAGAGTCATTGGGTAAAACAGTGATTCTAATTGTGATCGATCACCAACTTCAAGGCTTAATGGGCATCTCTGACGCGCTTAAACCGTCCTCGGCTCAGGCAGTCCGCGCTCTACAACGATTAGGGCTTGAAGTCGTGATGCTTACTGGAGATAACCAACAGACTGCAAACGCGATCGCTCAAGAAGTTGGAATTCAAACCGTGATTGCTGAAGTTCGACCCGACCAAAAAGCCGCTGTAATTTCAGCGATCCAAAGTGGTCAAATCGGCAAGCAATCGACGACTCAAACAAAGTCACGACGACACGCAAAATCAAAAATTGTCGCAATGGTCGGAGATGGAATTAATGATGCACCTGCATTGGCTCAAGCAGATGTCGGAATTGCGATCGGAACTGGAACCGATGTGGCGATCGCGGCAAGTGACATCACGCTGATTTCTGGGGATCTGCAAAGCATCGTGACCGCGATTCAACTAAGCCGCGCTACCATTCGCAACATTCGGCAAAATCTGTTCTTTGCATTTATCTACAACACAGTCGGCATTCCGATCGCGGCTGGTATTCTCTTCCCGATCTTTGGCTGGTTGCTGAATCCCATCATTGCAGGTGGTGCAATGGCGCTCAGTTCCGTCTCTGTGCTGACGAATGCACTGCGTCTGCGAAACTTCAAACCGAGAGCAACAGCATAA
- a CDS encoding heavy-metal-associated domain-containing protein — MSLQFTVPNMACSACSETITSAIKAIDPTATVSADPKTKQVNVETQASENRVKEAVTNVGYTVA; from the coding sequence ATGTCCCTTCAATTTACCGTCCCGAATATGGCTTGTTCTGCTTGCAGTGAAACGATTACCAGTGCAATTAAAGCGATCGATCCCACTGCAACCGTGAGCGCTGACCCGAAAACTAAGCAAGTCAACGTTGAAACCCAAGCTTCAGAAAACCGCGTTAAAGAAGCGGTAACAAATGTAGGCTATACCGTCGCGTAG
- a CDS encoding four-helix bundle copper-binding protein: MTATQSHQSQLDACIEACLDCLRECETCATACLDSDMVQMMAQCIKTCRDCADTCDICARFMARNSDLHAQLCGVCAEACDRCAAECEKHDHDHCKRCAEACRRCAESCRQMATAMA, from the coding sequence ATGACTGCAACCCAATCTCATCAATCTCAACTCGATGCTTGTATCGAAGCTTGTCTGGACTGTTTGCGAGAGTGCGAAACCTGTGCAACTGCTTGCCTTGATAGCGATATGGTACAAATGATGGCGCAGTGCATTAAGACCTGCCGCGACTGTGCCGACACTTGCGATATTTGCGCTCGGTTTATGGCACGTAATTCTGATCTTCATGCTCAACTCTGTGGCGTTTGTGCTGAAGCTTGCGATCGCTGTGCTGCCGAATGTGAAAAACACGATCATGACCACTGTAAGCGATGCGCCGAAGCTTGTCGTCGTTGTGCTGAATCCTGTCGCCAGATGGCTACAGCAATGGCTTAA
- a CDS encoding DUF4396 domain-containing protein, translating to MRSKLALWIVLFTATIVVVFLTPKLGSTQSLPSLHRFIAQSPTDSSMPGMNMPEMSPAIAPQPQSTMLIDQVLLVWFSLSAIAVIYVAWDALTRNPELTIMKWGWILVTLYTGIVGAALYILSCQEPAPGEHEEFVKPLWKQTLGSTIHCMAGDATGIIVAAAITAVLGLPMWLDVISEYVFGFAFGLLIFQSLFMKDMLGGSYLKAVRRSFIPEWLSMNAVMAGMIPVMVILMSRDMQAMEATSLRFWGVMSLATLVGLVVAFPVNMWLVAVGLKHGMGTIRALGKGGHSLTAERQRIAAISGEQLTSNTSTNNYPDQASQPDISNTERK from the coding sequence ATGCGCTCTAAACTCGCTTTGTGGATAGTTTTATTCACAGCAACGATTGTAGTTGTCTTTCTCACTCCCAAACTGGGATCAACTCAAAGCTTACCCAGCCTTCATCGCTTCATTGCTCAATCTCCAACAGATTCCAGTATGCCTGGAATGAATATGCCTGAAATGTCACCCGCGATCGCACCACAGCCTCAAAGCACAATGCTGATCGATCAAGTTTTGCTGGTTTGGTTTAGTCTAAGCGCGATCGCGGTTATTTACGTTGCTTGGGATGCCCTTACCCGCAATCCTGAACTCACAATTATGAAGTGGGGATGGATATTAGTGACACTCTACACTGGAATCGTTGGGGCTGCCCTATACATCTTGTCTTGCCAAGAACCAGCCCCCGGAGAACACGAAGAGTTTGTTAAACCCTTATGGAAGCAAACACTCGGATCAACAATTCACTGTATGGCGGGAGATGCAACAGGGATTATTGTCGCGGCGGCTATCACAGCAGTTTTAGGACTACCGATGTGGCTGGATGTCATTTCTGAGTATGTCTTTGGCTTTGCATTTGGGCTATTGATCTTTCAATCCTTGTTTATGAAAGATATGCTCGGTGGTTCGTATCTAAAAGCCGTTCGACGGTCTTTTATTCCTGAATGGCTTTCGATGAATGCGGTCATGGCAGGCATGATCCCTGTGATGGTAATTCTGATGAGTCGTGATATGCAGGCAATGGAAGCAACATCTCTTCGCTTCTGGGGTGTAATGTCACTTGCAACATTAGTTGGTTTGGTGGTCGCTTTTCCGGTCAATATGTGGCTGGTTGCTGTTGGTCTAAAACATGGCATGGGAACCATTAGAGCTTTGGGTAAAGGCGGTCACAGCCTCACTGCTGAACGACAGCGGATTGCTGCAATTTCTGGTGAACAACTCACATCTAACACCTCTACCAACAACTATCCTGACCAAGCATCGCAGCCTGACATCTCTAATACGGAGCGAAAATAA
- a CDS encoding multicopper oxidase family protein has translation MKPKATRAQIFAVMLLTLLALAIGVLIAALYGNFSMSSKNMPQTAMPGMNQSNGSMPGMNMKGTTAPAPVASLPTALMSSVSQMNGLVMPPGMIMTADTSMEAMEDMAAVDLTKIAYTAPADARGNQILEPKVEKGFKVFNLDVSLINWNILPGTQVAAYAFNRQVPGPRIQVTEGDRIRMIVKNNLPEPTTVHWHGMILPNNMDGPADVTQKPIAPGESYTYEFTVKQSGTYFYHSHKDVDRQQTLGMYGALIVEPKNKANTPAFDQDVTVQLQEWTVKQGYTFPSMPMEGLLPNFFTINGKAYPSTETVNAKVGEKIRFRFIGSNNAFIHPMHIHGGPFKIVATDGNPVPVAAQIEKDTINVAPGERYDVIWTAREKGKWLLHCHIAHHATNDNVEVQGAGGLTMLINVT, from the coding sequence ATGAAGCCAAAAGCGACAAGAGCGCAGATTTTCGCTGTCATGCTTTTAACGTTGTTAGCACTTGCGATCGGCGTTCTGATCGCGGCTCTCTATGGCAACTTCAGCATGAGCAGCAAAAATATGCCTCAGACTGCAATGCCAGGAATGAACCAAAGTAATGGATCGATGCCGGGAATGAACATGAAAGGCACAACTGCTCCCGCGCCAGTTGCATCACTGCCCACTGCACTCATGAGTAGCGTTTCTCAAATGAACGGACTGGTGATGCCGCCGGGAATGATCATGACTGCCGATACGAGTATGGAAGCGATGGAAGATATGGCAGCAGTCGATTTAACTAAAATTGCCTACACTGCTCCTGCGGATGCACGGGGCAATCAAATTCTAGAACCCAAGGTAGAAAAGGGTTTCAAGGTCTTTAATCTAGATGTCTCTTTAATTAATTGGAACATTCTCCCCGGAACGCAAGTGGCTGCCTATGCGTTTAATCGCCAAGTTCCTGGACCGCGAATTCAAGTGACAGAAGGCGATCGTATTCGGATGATCGTCAAGAACAACCTGCCTGAGCCGACTACCGTTCACTGGCACGGCATGATTTTGCCAAATAATATGGATGGTCCTGCTGATGTCACTCAGAAACCGATCGCGCCCGGTGAAAGCTACACCTATGAGTTTACGGTAAAACAATCAGGTACTTACTTTTACCATTCGCACAAAGATGTCGATCGACAACAAACGCTAGGAATGTATGGCGCATTGATTGTTGAACCGAAAAATAAAGCCAATACTCCTGCGTTCGATCAGGATGTAACTGTGCAACTGCAAGAATGGACGGTGAAACAAGGTTACACTTTCCCCTCAATGCCAATGGAAGGTTTATTACCCAACTTCTTCACCATCAACGGCAAAGCCTATCCTTCTACTGAAACTGTGAATGCTAAAGTTGGCGAAAAGATTCGCTTCCGTTTCATCGGTTCAAACAATGCCTTCATTCATCCCATGCACATCCACGGCGGACCTTTCAAAATTGTTGCAACCGATGGAAATCCGGTTCCTGTCGCTGCCCAGATCGAGAAAGACACAATCAATGTCGCTCCGGGTGAGCGTTATGACGTAATTTGGACAGCACGGGAGAAAGGAAAGTGGTTACTACATTGTCACATTGCTCACCATGCCACGAATGACAATGTTGAAGTGCAAGGTGCAGGAGGACTAACGATGTTGATCAACGTTACCTAA
- a CDS encoding MauE/DoxX family redox-associated membrane protein, translated as MTMLNSKTTETNAKNVKVYRMSMPEHECPWGLRAIKLLQEQGIEFEDVKLRSREEVDRFKAKHEVATTPQIFFGSERIGGYTDLAERLKVEAEKAEYSYTPVAAVFSTAGLMALATSLGIPGFMGFSLSMLASLKLMDLNSFAESFEKYDLVTKRFKPYGRIYPFAELLIGLGFLSGIAPLATGIGSLVVGVSGAVSVFKAVYIDKLALNCACVGGNSKAPLGVVSFAENAIMAVMGGMLTFTSLSEANIQPMRALEALPPSLVQVQDSKPNQAQ; from the coding sequence ATGACGATGCTGAACAGTAAAACAACGGAAACGAACGCAAAAAACGTTAAGGTTTATCGGATGTCAATGCCTGAGCATGAATGCCCTTGGGGACTTCGGGCAATCAAGCTGCTTCAAGAGCAAGGCATCGAATTTGAGGATGTGAAACTTCGATCGCGTGAAGAAGTCGATCGATTTAAAGCAAAACATGAGGTTGCAACAACACCTCAAATTTTCTTTGGTTCAGAACGAATCGGAGGCTATACCGATCTCGCGGAACGGCTGAAAGTCGAAGCTGAAAAAGCCGAATATTCCTACACACCAGTCGCCGCAGTCTTCTCAACGGCTGGATTAATGGCACTGGCGACATCACTTGGCATTCCTGGCTTCATGGGATTTTCGCTCTCGATGCTAGCTTCTCTTAAGCTGATGGATCTGAATTCGTTTGCTGAGAGTTTCGAGAAGTATGATCTCGTCACTAAGCGCTTTAAGCCTTATGGAAGGATCTACCCGTTTGCTGAGTTGTTGATCGGGCTTGGATTTCTGTCTGGTATTGCACCATTAGCAACTGGCATTGGATCATTGGTTGTCGGAGTCAGTGGAGCAGTTTCAGTGTTCAAAGCGGTCTACATTGATAAGCTGGCGTTGAATTGTGCTTGTGTAGGTGGTAATTCCAAAGCACCGTTGGGTGTCGTAAGCTTTGCTGAGAACGCAATCATGGCGGTGATGGGGGGAATGTTGACCTTCACTTCATTGTCAGAGGCAAATATTCAGCCGATGAGAGCCTTAGAAGCACTGCCGCCCTCCCTTGTGCAGGTGCAAGACAGTAAGCCGAATCAAGCACAGTGA